The proteins below are encoded in one region of Sphingobium sp. CR2-8:
- a CDS encoding ChbG/HpnK family deacetylase, producing the protein MSKQTTALNQRLGFRAEDRLLIVNCDDVGSSHSANVAALRAMTSGVATSASLMVPCPWAAEAARMFDGLPVGVHLTLTSEHAGYRWRSLTGGASLRDASGFLPATTATALSQQDLDEVRAECRAQVDTAIAWGVDVTHIDTHMDVLHANQALFAIYLDLASEIDVPVRLPLQSDFPARELSVSRGVLSVDHLIYTWPLLTRDVIFEVCPTLPCGVTELFAHPVLDGKELRGYDLHHADIRVHDAAALIDPSVAALLDENMVHRISYRELRALQRTTNAVPPI; encoded by the coding sequence GTGTCTAAACAAACTACAGCCCTTAATCAGAGACTTGGATTTCGTGCTGAGGATCGACTGCTCATTGTCAACTGCGACGATGTGGGATCGAGCCATAGCGCAAACGTGGCGGCCCTCCGTGCCATGACCTCCGGTGTCGCCACCAGCGCATCGCTTATGGTTCCCTGCCCTTGGGCGGCCGAGGCAGCACGTATGTTCGATGGATTGCCGGTTGGCGTGCATTTGACCCTGACCAGCGAACATGCAGGCTATCGCTGGCGGAGTCTGACCGGAGGTGCATCGCTCCGCGACGCCAGCGGTTTTCTGCCTGCCACGACCGCGACCGCTCTTAGTCAGCAAGATTTGGACGAAGTCCGCGCCGAGTGTCGCGCCCAGGTCGACACCGCCATCGCATGGGGTGTCGATGTCACCCACATCGACACGCATATGGATGTTCTGCACGCGAACCAGGCGCTATTCGCAATTTACCTCGATCTGGCGTCCGAGATCGACGTACCGGTTCGCCTTCCTCTCCAATCGGACTTTCCGGCTCGCGAGTTATCGGTGTCGCGGGGTGTCCTGTCGGTGGATCATCTTATCTACACCTGGCCGCTTCTTACCCGCGACGTGATATTCGAGGTGTGTCCGACATTGCCTTGCGGAGTCACGGAGCTGTTCGCTCATCCCGTTTTAGATGGTAAGGAACTTCGCGGCTACGACCTTCACCATGCGGATATTCGCGTTCATGATGCCGCAGCGCTGATCGATCCTAGCGTTGCTGCGCTACTCGACGAGAATATGGTGCACCGGATCAGTTATCGAGAGTTGCGGGCCTTGCAACGGACAACGAACGCCGTTCCGCCGATCTAG
- a CDS encoding glutathione S-transferase family protein, whose amino-acid sequence MKIYDREAAPHPARIRIVLAEKGLDEQVEFVSIDLIAAEQKQPEFLAMNPIGKIPVLELEDGTIISESTAITEYLDNLDGNPILTGKTPREKGLIHMMQRRAEMMLIDAVDDYFHYGTPGLGAALRPWRMPDWSGAKEWGQRRGGYAVANLPYFNDILAKQAFLAGDEFSMSDITLFAGLMFADLVGLPVASELTALHNWRDKVSNRPAVKNRSGQTMHPEDLARHSGAA is encoded by the coding sequence ATGAAAATCTATGATCGTGAAGCTGCGCCACACCCAGCGCGCATTCGTATCGTGCTTGCCGAAAAGGGGCTGGACGAGCAGGTAGAGTTTGTCAGTATCGATCTTATCGCCGCAGAGCAGAAGCAGCCTGAGTTCCTGGCCATGAATCCGATCGGAAAAATCCCGGTTCTGGAGCTTGAAGACGGCACGATCATTTCTGAATCGACGGCTATCACGGAATATCTCGACAATCTGGATGGCAATCCGATCCTGACTGGCAAGACCCCGCGTGAAAAGGGCCTGATCCACATGATGCAGCGCCGTGCAGAGATGATGCTGATCGATGCCGTCGACGATTATTTCCATTATGGAACGCCTGGCCTTGGCGCAGCGCTGCGGCCATGGCGGATGCCTGACTGGAGCGGAGCGAAGGAATGGGGGCAGCGGCGGGGCGGATATGCCGTGGCTAATCTGCCGTACTTCAACGATATTTTGGCAAAACAAGCGTTCCTGGCGGGGGACGAGTTCTCGATGTCAGACATCACATTGTTCGCAGGCCTGATGTTTGCTGATCTCGTGGGTTTGCCGGTGGCTTCGGAACTTACCGCACTTCATAACTGGCGCGACAAGGTGTCCAACCGCCCCGCAGTGAAAAACCGCAGCGGGCAGACAATGCATCCGGAGGATTTGGCGCGTCACAGTGGCGCGGCGTAG
- a CDS encoding TetR/AcrR family transcriptional regulator has translation MTVNTRELILDAARRTAQAHGYGGLNFRDLAAEVGIKAASIHYYFPAKAELGAAVARRYWEDAAAALDVLSDQTQDPLESLRRYPNMFRKALENDNRMCLGSFMAAEYDDLPAPIKKEVQAFADVNIAWLSRQLAAAALAASKVNEQKARAIFAAIVGAQLLSRSRADISVYDSVINIYRTAGLLPE, from the coding sequence ATGACCGTAAATACAAGAGAACTGATCCTGGATGCTGCACGGCGAACTGCTCAGGCACATGGGTATGGCGGGCTAAACTTTCGCGATTTGGCAGCGGAGGTCGGCATTAAGGCGGCCAGCATCCACTATTATTTTCCGGCCAAAGCGGAACTTGGTGCTGCAGTGGCAAGGCGTTATTGGGAGGACGCAGCCGCTGCTTTGGACGTGCTGTCCGACCAGACGCAGGACCCGCTCGAAAGTCTGCGCCGCTACCCCAATATGTTTCGCAAGGCACTGGAGAATGATAACAGGATGTGCCTTGGAAGCTTTATGGCCGCTGAGTATGATGATCTGCCAGCACCGATAAAGAAGGAGGTTCAGGCTTTTGCCGACGTCAACATCGCGTGGCTGAGCAGACAACTGGCCGCTGCGGCGCTTGCTGCTTCCAAAGTAAACGAGCAGAAAGCACGTGCAATATTCGCGGCGATCGTCGGCGCACAACTTCTATCAAGAAGCCGGGCAGACATTTCGGTCTACGATTCGGTAATCAATATTTACCGCACCGCTGGCCTCCTGCCGGAATAA
- a CDS encoding APH(3')-I family aminoglycoside O-phosphotransferase, translated as MNGDREYPCEAVSVPAGLSASLEGYEWARDNVGESGGAVYRLHGKTGAPDLFLKHGQSSVADDITDEMVRLRWLERHIPVPAVEGFVATQDEAWLLMTAMPGRTAYQLLEAQSDARAGIVDALATFLRRLHAIPVSACPFTSDHTYRLAKAREQIDAGMVEEDDFDDEREGWTAEQVWEAMQRLLPMPSDAVVTHGDFSLDNILMLEGEVVGCIDAGRVGIADRYQDLAILWSCLGEFDPSLQERLLTQYGVTELDRRKLQFHLMLDELF; from the coding sequence GTGAATGGAGACCGAGAATACCCTTGTGAAGCTGTGTCCGTACCAGCGGGCCTGTCCGCGTCATTGGAAGGGTATGAATGGGCGCGCGATAACGTCGGGGAATCAGGCGGTGCTGTTTACCGACTGCATGGCAAGACCGGCGCGCCTGACCTGTTTCTCAAGCACGGCCAAAGCTCCGTCGCTGACGACATAACCGACGAAATGGTCCGACTGCGTTGGTTGGAGAGGCACATCCCCGTTCCGGCCGTCGAAGGCTTCGTCGCCACGCAGGACGAGGCATGGCTGCTGATGACGGCGATGCCCGGACGCACCGCATATCAGCTTCTAGAGGCGCAGTCGGATGCCCGCGCTGGGATAGTCGATGCGCTCGCAACATTCCTGCGACGTCTGCATGCGATTCCGGTCAGTGCATGTCCCTTCACTAGCGATCACACCTACCGCCTTGCCAAGGCGCGCGAACAAATCGACGCGGGTATGGTTGAGGAAGATGATTTCGACGATGAGCGCGAAGGCTGGACGGCGGAACAGGTGTGGGAAGCTATGCAGCGCCTGCTACCGATGCCATCCGACGCCGTCGTCACGCATGGCGATTTCTCGCTCGACAATATTCTGATGCTCGAAGGTGAGGTGGTCGGGTGCATTGATGCCGGACGGGTCGGAATCGCGGACCGCTACCAAGACCTTGCCATCCTGTGGAGTTGTCTCGGAGAATTCGACCCTTCGCTTCAGGAGAGACTTCTGACGCAATATGGTGTCACCGAGTTAGACCGGCGCAAGTTGCAATTCCACCTGATGCTGGACGAGCTATTCTAG
- a CDS encoding GNAT family N-acetyltransferase has protein sequence MSDNAGGRVFRQGASALIWHLAATASMDRRVSCDWRHRTGGSVIWFQSAPIMEEIQTQTGLAKAKIVCRRQFDRRASFSAPRWFTEGLQFGIRFSYAIRMTLSITIPDNPSDADREAIAAPLRAYNIAHGGDPHMRSVAILLTDEHGVHIGGLWGKCSYDWLFVELLAVPEEHRGGSYGKRLMNEAESIARANDCIGLWLDTYEFQARGFYEKLGFEVFGELKDHPIGQKRLFLQKRF, from the coding sequence GTGTCCGACAACGCCGGTGGCCGGGTTTTCCGTCAGGGAGCATCGGCGCTGATCTGGCACCTGGCCGCGACCGCCAGCATGGACCGGCGCGTTTCATGTGATTGGCGGCACAGGACTGGTGGCAGTGTGATCTGGTTCCAGTCCGCTCCGATCATGGAGGAAATCCAAACCCAAACAGGACTCGCGAAAGCAAAAATCGTCTGTCGCCGTCAGTTTGATCGGCGAGCGAGCTTCTCCGCTCCTCGTTGGTTTACGGAAGGACTTCAATTTGGAATTAGGTTTAGTTACGCCATCCGTATGACACTCAGTATCACAATTCCTGACAACCCGTCCGATGCCGACCGTGAAGCGATCGCTGCACCGCTTCGTGCCTACAATATCGCCCACGGTGGCGACCCGCATATGCGGTCGGTTGCGATATTGCTGACGGACGAGCATGGCGTTCACATCGGCGGCTTATGGGGTAAATGCTCCTATGATTGGTTGTTCGTGGAGCTTCTGGCCGTCCCCGAAGAGCACAGAGGCGGGAGCTATGGCAAGAGGTTGATGAACGAAGCCGAGAGCATTGCGCGTGCAAACGACTGCATTGGTCTGTGGCTTGATACCTATGAGTTCCAGGCACGCGGCTTTTATGAAAAGCTGGGCTTCGAAGTGTTTGGCGAACTGAAGGATCATCCCATCGGCCAGAAGCGACTGTTTCTTCAAAAACGCTTCTAA